From Bacillus sp. FSL K6-3431, the proteins below share one genomic window:
- a CDS encoding GNAT family N-acetyltransferase: MNQSPSIKGKNILLRKPIENDINDRFKCGKSKVLTRMYGGDTRNLQPLTMKDARRFIESILLSKLEWCVEYDGRCIGQARLTVSEEDCRARYAVGLFDPSVWGKGLGTEITQLVLRYAFEEQQLHRVDLRVLEYNLRAIACYEKCGFVKEGVEREGAYIEDKFETDVMMSILDREYHVLRDTFVRMEVIS; encoded by the coding sequence ATGAATCAATCTCCATCTATAAAAGGTAAAAATATTCTACTTAGAAAGCCAATAGAAAACGATATAAATGACCGCTTCAAATGTGGAAAAAGCAAAGTACTAACTAGAATGTATGGTGGGGACACGCGAAATTTGCAACCGCTAACAATGAAGGATGCAAGAAGGTTCATCGAAAGCATATTATTAAGTAAACTTGAGTGGTGTGTGGAATATGACGGTCGCTGTATTGGTCAAGCTAGATTAACCGTTAGTGAAGAGGATTGCCGAGCAAGATACGCTGTCGGATTGTTTGATCCTTCCGTTTGGGGTAAAGGTTTAGGGACTGAAATTACTCAATTAGTATTGCGATATGCTTTCGAAGAACAACAGTTACATAGAGTTGATCTAAGGGTTTTAGAATACAATCTTAGAGCTATTGCTTGTTATGAGAAATGCGGATTTGTAAAAGAGGGTGTAGAAAGAGAAGGGGCTTATATTGAAGACAAATTTGAAACCGATGTAATGATGAGTATTTTAGACAGAGAGTATCATGTTTTACGAGATACTTTTGTACGTATGGAGGTAATAAGTTAA
- a CDS encoding DUF6886 family protein, with amino-acid sequence MVISEIKSNGGGELKLLYDFSEAPSITIFTPRSSKAFAKLPPVVWAIDRTFHSLLFPTRLP; translated from the coding sequence GTGGTCATATCCGAAATAAAATCAAATGGTGGGGGGGAATTGAAATTGTTATACGATTTTAGTGAAGCCCCAAGTATTACAATCTTTACACCTAGATCATCAAAAGCATTTGCAAAGCTTCCTCCAGTTGTATGGGCGATAGATAGAACATTCCATTCATTATTATTTCCCACGAGATTGCCCTAG
- a CDS encoding DUF6886 family protein gives MYWKAEWTYKKDEDRFFSASNVGKIIVIENPWLERILNTKLYVYTFLEETFELFEEAKTAGYYISYKEVAPGKVELVSDLIEKILSEKVELRYTPDLYPIRNSVISSTLDFSIIRFNNAIEKAEV, from the coding sequence ATATATTGGAAGGCAGAATGGACGTACAAGAAAGATGAAGATAGATTCTTTTCAGCTTCAAATGTAGGAAAAATTATTGTTATCGAAAATCCATGGTTAGAGCGAATTCTAAATACTAAGTTATATGTATATACGTTTCTCGAAGAAACATTTGAGTTATTTGAAGAAGCCAAAACTGCTGGTTACTATATATCATATAAAGAAGTCGCACCAGGAAAAGTCGAGCTAGTTAGCGATTTAATCGAGAAAATTTTGAGTGAGAAGGTAGAATTGAGGTACACTCCAGATTTATATCCAATTAGGAATAGTGTTATTTCATCAACATTAGACTTTTCAATTATTAGATTTAATAATGCTATAGAAAAGGCAGAAGTATAG
- a CDS encoding GNAT family N-acetyltransferase, translating into MEISQTYDHELIANLNKHVHDLHSTLYPPYFKEYNYEEIKEAYKELMKNNGFIFLLLEDDEIVLGYAWIEIKEYEENAFKKAYKSVYIHQISIEETKQQKGYGTSLMEKIYDIAKNNGIDLIELDYWSKNSVAKDFYQKHGFTKYREFVYKGV; encoded by the coding sequence ATGGAAATCAGTCAAACATATGACCATGAATTAATTGCTAATTTAAATAAACATGTACATGATCTGCATTCTACATTATATCCTCCATACTTTAAGGAATATAATTATGAGGAAATAAAAGAGGCTTATAAAGAGCTCATGAAAAACAATGGCTTTATTTTCTTGCTTTTAGAAGATGATGAAATAGTGCTGGGATATGCCTGGATTGAGATAAAAGAATATGAAGAAAATGCGTTTAAAAAAGCATATAAGTCTGTTTATATACATCAGATAAGTATCGAGGAAACAAAGCAGCAAAAGGGCTATGGCACCAGTTTAATGGAAAAAATATATGATATTGCTAAAAATAATGGAATCGATTTAATTGAATTAGATTATTGGTCTAAGAACAGTGTTGCCAAAGACTTTTATCAAAAGCATGGATTTACAAAATACAGAGAATTTGTCTATAAAGGCGTTTAA
- a CDS encoding metallophosphoesterase family protein, translating to MDIKIAIITDIHGNSSALKAVLTELDKDMQIDHIYCLGDLVGIGHETNEVLELLFSRNNISFVMGNHDEAVMKIIDCQEPVSKGEELEHHRWIASRLDTTFIPLLSQIPKRIDANYNGQRFLFTHYHLNESDQFLSIDNKPTVEKLDKLYRGSGADIVCFGHHHVIHHFKSKDRLYLNPSSLGCNHLPVAPYAIIKVSGDGNINISFNQISYDNKGFLLSYNKLNVPARDFILNVFYGNQHLKYA from the coding sequence ATGGATATTAAAATAGCGATTATAACTGACATTCATGGTAATAGTTCAGCATTAAAAGCAGTTTTAACAGAATTGGATAAGGACATGCAAATTGATCATATTTATTGTTTAGGCGATTTAGTAGGAATCGGACATGAAACAAATGAAGTTCTGGAGTTACTATTTTCCCGAAATAATATATCTTTTGTAATGGGAAATCACGATGAGGCAGTAATGAAAATAATCGATTGTCAAGAGCCAGTCAGTAAAGGGGAAGAACTGGAACATCATAGATGGATTGCATCTCGACTTGATACTACCTTTATTCCCCTTTTATCACAAATACCAAAAAGAATAGATGCAAATTATAACGGACAAAGGTTTCTTTTTACACACTATCACCTAAACGAATCTGATCAATTTCTATCCATTGATAATAAACCAACCGTAGAAAAACTGGATAAGTTATACCGGGGATCTGGTGCTGATATCGTTTGTTTTGGACATCACCACGTGATCCATCATTTTAAATCTAAAGATCGCCTTTATTTGAACCCAAGCTCTTTAGGTTGCAATCACCTTCCTGTCGCTCCTTATGCCATTATAAAAGTTAGCGGAGATGGTAATATCAATATATCTTTCAATCAAATCTCCTATGATAATAAAGGCTTTCTACTTTCTTATAATAAGCTTAATGTCCCTGCTCGAGACTTTATTTTAAATGTGTTTTATGGTAACCAACATTTGAAGTATGCATAA
- a CDS encoding DUF1835 domain-containing protein codes for MKTKVKYPFVYFFIEPNVVFVYKIETDNYLTTSELGSGGEWETFELNHADEFVTFDHRASKPLEGRGYLVREDDTNFMVTIINKQIQKHRNVSHLFGYNDERFKSFHIVSSEYAAGPLKIGLDHPKRVIAFPDFFSIGPIWRLDEKIGQSFRYEWLNENINSGDDDFEYETKFTNTLLKIEDIPDQVPIYIWYGNNAEEQTGVYLILQLFQDTPNEIHLINTTELYHKYISQKDDAQLVSHTGQIESGNLKRIFDQIKTKKPLSFKDRIPFQREWQTLAKSKEILRLWVNGELTSVPEHHYDTLIINTLKNLHYEQVNKDFIQAGKVIGETIILMEGMISHFFLEYRMRHLVYSGVLELKGIPKSMSHYSVKLRS; via the coding sequence ATGAAAACGAAAGTCAAATATCCATTTGTTTATTTTTTTATAGAACCTAACGTAGTTTTTGTATATAAAATCGAAACAGATAATTATTTGACTACATCTGAGTTGGGATCAGGTGGAGAATGGGAAACATTTGAATTAAATCATGCGGATGAATTTGTTACATTTGATCACAGAGCTAGCAAACCACTTGAAGGCAGAGGATACCTTGTTAGAGAAGATGATACAAACTTCATGGTAACTATTATAAATAAACAAATTCAAAAACATCGCAATGTCTCTCACTTATTTGGCTACAATGATGAAAGATTTAAATCGTTTCACATCGTTTCTTCAGAATATGCAGCTGGCCCTTTGAAAATTGGACTAGATCATCCTAAAAGAGTCATTGCTTTTCCAGACTTCTTTTCTATTGGTCCAATATGGAGGTTAGATGAAAAAATAGGGCAATCATTTCGTTATGAATGGTTAAATGAGAATATTAACTCTGGTGATGATGATTTTGAATATGAAACTAAATTTACAAATACGCTGCTAAAGATAGAAGATATACCAGATCAAGTTCCTATATATATTTGGTATGGTAATAATGCTGAAGAACAAACAGGCGTTTACCTTATCCTTCAATTATTCCAAGATACACCAAATGAGATTCATCTTATTAATACAACTGAGCTCTATCATAAATATATATCGCAAAAAGATGATGCTCAGCTTGTTTCTCACACAGGTCAAATTGAATCCGGAAATTTAAAACGGATATTTGATCAAATCAAAACAAAAAAACCGTTATCTTTTAAGGATCGAATTCCATTTCAAAGGGAATGGCAAACACTTGCCAAATCAAAGGAAATCCTGCGTTTATGGGTTAATGGAGAATTAACCAGTGTGCCGGAACATCATTATGACACACTAATCATAAATACATTGAAAAATCTACATTACGAGCAAGTAAACAAAGATTTTATTCAGGCTGGAAAAGTGATTGGAGAAACAATAATTCTTATGGAAGGAATGATTAGTCATTTCTTTTTAGAATATAGAATGAGACATTTAGTATATAGTGGGGTACTTGAATTAAAAGGGATACCAAAATCAATGAGTCATTATAGTGTGAAATTACGCTCATAG
- a CDS encoding nucleotidyltransferase domain-containing protein, translating to MMPIEAAENFILTNFPNCQSALLAGSVVRGEATETSDLDIVIFDQSLDSSYRESLIEFGWPIEIFVHSLTSYKHFFEMDCKDAKPSMPRMVSEGIVLKDDGMIQSIKEEANEILMKGPEKWSEETIKTKRYFISDALDDFLGSNKRAEDIFIANTLAESVHEFVLRTNGQWVGASKWIIRALKQFDEQFTDEFVEAFDDFYKTGKKNKITQLVDKVLAPYGGRLFAGFSLGKN from the coding sequence TTGATGCCAATTGAAGCAGCAGAAAACTTTATTTTAACCAACTTTCCAAATTGTCAGTCTGCACTATTAGCAGGAAGTGTGGTGAGAGGGGAGGCAACAGAAACTTCTGATCTTGATATTGTAATTTTTGATCAAAGTCTTGATTCTTCCTATAGAGAGTCTTTAATTGAGTTTGGTTGGCCAATAGAGATTTTTGTCCATAGTCTTACTTCTTACAAACATTTTTTTGAAATGGATTGTAAAGACGCTAAACCTTCTATGCCGAGAATGGTTTCCGAGGGGATTGTTTTAAAAGATGATGGTATGATCCAATCAATAAAAGAAGAAGCGAATGAAATATTGATGAAAGGTCCTGAAAAATGGTCAGAAGAAACAATTAAAACCAAACGATATTTTATTTCAGATGCATTAGATGATTTTCTGGGTAGTAATAAGCGTGCGGAAGATATATTTATTGCTAACACATTAGCCGAATCGGTTCACGAGTTTGTATTAAGAACGAACGGTCAATGGGTTGGTGCTTCTAAATGGATTATTCGCGCTTTAAAACAATTCGACGAGCAATTTACTGATGAATTTGTGGAAGCCTTTGATGACTTTTATAAAACTGGGAAGAAAAACAAAATAACGCAATTAGTTGATAAGGTTTTGGCACCATATGGAGGACGATTATTTGCAGGTTTTTCTTTGGGGAAAAATTAA